The region TTTGCAACGGTGTTGCATTAGTTATTAATCAACGTAATTCTTTTTAAATAAGTATATTAAGGGGAAACTCCTACAACACATCCATACTCCAAATGCTATCCATATACTATATAACTTAAAGCCAAAATAGTCTAAGATCACTAGAGTAGGTATAAAACCGCAGAATGTAGCAAATAGTAGATTGTTTCGCAGTACTTTAGCATCTCCCATTCCTTTAAATATTCCATCAAAGATATACGCTAAGGAATTGATAGGTTGCATAAACAGAACAAGCCAAAAGATACTTACGAATACTGTAATGACTTCTTGATCCTGATTAAATAGTAAACCTATTGATTTATAAAATAATGCACATAAACATATAAGTATCAGTGAGATTATGAAAGCATATCTACTGATATCTTTGCTCATAGTCCACATTGTCTTATAATTCTTTTGGCCAACTAATTTACCTGATATGGCGTTACCAGCACTAGCATAGCCATCTATAAAGAACGAAAAGAATAACCAAATATTCATTAGTATACTTTGAGCAGCAATATATTCTTTGCCATATCCAGTGGCATAAGCATTCGCTAAATATATAGCTAAGTTAAGTGTCGCAGTACGGATAATGAAGTTAAAGCTCATTATAATTAATGGCTTTAAAGAAGGATTGATTTTTTTTCGTATTGCTAAAGAGAAAGGAGTGTACTTAAAGAAGTAGTAGAATGCCATTATAAGCATTACTGTCTGGGCGATTACACTTGCATAAGCAGCACCTTTAATATGCATTGCAGGTAGTATTCCTTCTATTCCAAAAACGAAATAATAGGTAAGGATAACGTTTATGATTGCACCTGTCAGACTACATTTCATTGCCCACATTGTGTTTTGTAATCCTCTAAATACACCGTATAGTGCGAATGTTATCAATGTAAGGGGGAATCCCCAAGCTCTAATGAGATAGTAATCTTTAGCATAGGTTAGTAGTAATCCCTCTGCGTTATAAGCCGTAAATATTTCATTGACAAATAAAGTGGTAAAAATAAACAGTAGTATACTTAAGAGAAAGTTGAATAAGATTGCTTGCGGTACCAAGGTCTTCACTGCAAAGATGCGATTTGAACCTAAATGCTGTGATACTGTAGCTGATATAGATGTTTTAGTTTGGGCTACTATCCAGATAATAGCAGATAAGAAAGAACCAACTAATCCGACAGCACCTAAGGCTTCTACACTATTTTCTTTTAGATTACCTACTATAGCAATGTCAGTTAGGGATATTAATGATTCGGATACACCTGCGAATATAGCAGGTATAGCTAATTTATTAATGTCAGTAAAACTAATCTTGGTTTGCATATTGCTAATGGTCTATTAGGAAGCGCAAAGGTCGATTAAAAATCAGACAATAAAAAACCACCCCTACCTGGTATACAGATAGGGGTGGTAAAAAAAATGTCTCCTTAAATAATTAAAAGCGCATTCCTACACCAAAACCAATTAACATTGGATCTATTTTTACATCTGCAGGGATGTCTAATGTTTTACCTCCGTTTAAGTTTGAAGCATCAACAGTAACGTCTGTTTTCAAGAATAATTTTTTGAAGTCAACGTTAACGAAGAATTTTTCTGTAATGTTAATGTCAAAACCAAACTGGAATCCGTAACCAAATTTATTATCATACTTAATTCCATGTGCATCACCTGATTTTTCATTGTAGAAAATTGTATAGTTTACACCTGCTCCAACATAAGGTTTAAAGTACTCACCAAATTGGTGGTGGTATTGTACCATTAATGTTGGTGGTAGTAAGTATACACTTCCTAAGTTTAAATCTCCAACAGCAGTATTGTTTGCTGCTACAGTGTGTCTTGAAGTTCCTAAAATTAACTCTGCAGCAAGATGATCTGTGAAGAAGTAAGTAAAGTCTAATTCTGGGATAAAGTTATTATTTACATCGATTTCTCCACCGATAATACCTATATCTGCTCTGTTATGAGGGATAACACCTACTCCACGTAGACGCATTTGCCATTTATAATCTGTTTTTTCAGGTGCACTAGTTTTTTCTTGTGCGAAAGTAGAACCGCTCACAAATAATGCAGCTCCTAAAATTGAAAGTAGTAACTTTTTCATAATTGAGATTTTAAATTTCTACTGTAAAATTACTGTTAAATATATGTCGTAAATATGATTTTTATCATTTAAGTGAAAATTATTAAAATTTGTGTGTAAAAATTAGCTTAATTTTAAAAATATTATTTAATAATTTAAGTAGTGTAGGTTCTAAAATCATATAAGTGTGGTATTTTTGTAATTAAAATAGTTTATTTTTGTATTTAAGATGTTAAAATGATAAAAAATATGATTACATTAGTGATAGGTGCTTCTCTTAAGGAAGAAAGATATTCTAATAAAGCCATAAAGATGCTTAGAGAGTATAAACATACAGTCCTTGCTCATGGATTAAGAGAGGGATTGATTGAAGATGTTTTGGTTCAAAAAGATTGGATGGATTATGAAGATATAGATACTGTAACTTTATATCTAAATCCATCTCGCCAAGAAGAATTTTATGATGCTATTATTAAGTTAAACCCTAGACGCGTTATTTTTAACCCAGGAACAGAAAATAGTGAGTTTGTATCCTTATTATCTAACAATAATATTCAGTCAGAAGAGGCGTGTACTTTGGTGCTATTGCGTACTAATCAATATTAATAAAAGAGCGAGATCTTAGGTTAAATGACTTAAAATCTCGCTCTTTATATTTAATGTGAAGTTATATTCTTATTGAGTTATAGGTATTATTCTTTTTGTACTTATAAGTAGTAGGAGTATTACTGTGATTAATCCGTTTACTAGTATTAGTTCATTATCGAATATATATCCTCCTAATAAGGTAGCTGAGCTATTGCTTATCCACAGGGTTAAGAATGGTGCTATAATACAAATGATTGGTGTTAGCTTGTCTTTGACCTTTCTGTTGTTAAAAATAATAGCAAAGGCAAATAGACCTAATAATGGGCCATAAGTATAAGATGCTATCTTAAAAATCATACTTACTACTGAAGCATCATTAATAGCATTGAATAAAATAATAACGAGAAACATTAATAAAGAGAAGGCTAGATGTACTAACTTTCGCTTCCATACATTTGATTTATCTTCTTTCTTCTTATCCATCTGTAGAAAATCAATACAGAACGATGTCGTCAGTGCTGTTAATGCAGAGTCTGTAGTGGCAAATGTAGCTGCTGTTAATCCTAGTAAGAATACTATAGCTGGTATAGCGCTTAAGTAATTAAAAGCTATCTCAGGGAATAATAAATCTGTACGTGGTTTTCCTGATGCTAAGTCTAAGGGCACTTGTATCCCATATTTCTCAGCATAGATATATAATAATGCACCTACACCTAAGAAGAATAAATTAATCACTATAAAGATAGCTGTGAATGAATACATATTCTTTTGAGCCTCTTTAATGTTCTTACAACTTAGATTCTTTTGCATTAGATCTTGGTCTAAACCTACCATTGCTAATGTTACGAATATACCTCCGATGAACTGTTTTAAGAAATGATACTTAGAAGTGATGAAGTCTTCAAAGAAGAAAATCTTTGAATAGTTGCTATTCTTAATCGTTTCGAATGCTTCTACAGCTGATAGGTCAAGACTATGACAGATAAATATAATCGTGAAAATAACAGATGCTACTAAGAAGAATGTTTGTAATGTATCTGTTACGATGATTGTCTTTAGTCCTCCTTTATAAGTATAAGCATAGATCAGTAGTAATGCGATTAACACTGTAGCAAAGAACGGTATACCAAAGTAATCAAACACGTATCTCTGTAGTACGATTACCACTAGATATAGTCTAAATGCTGATCCTATCGTTCTACTTAATAAGAAGATAGATGCTGCTGATTTATAACTATAATGACCTAGTTTCTTCTCTATGTAGGTATATATAGAGACTAGATTGTATTTATAGTATAAGGGTAGAAGAATAGATGCTGTAAGTAAGAATCCTACAGCATTTCCTAATACAAATTGAAAATACTTAAACTGCTCTCCGTTAGGAGACCCAACTTCTCCAGGAACTGATATAAATGTTACTCCTGATAGAGCTGTACCTATCATTCCGAATGCTACTAGATACCATTTAGCATTTTTATTAGCACTAAAGAATGCATCGTTACTACTATCTTTTCTACTGATGTAATGGGATATAGCTATTAATATCCCAAAGTATATTATGATAATAGATATAATGGTTATTGGAGTCATATTAGTTGTTTATGATTTTAGGTATTAGGTCAAAAGTAATTCTTTTTTGTTAATTTTTATATCCAATTTAAAACACAGTTAACTAGATAGTAAAATATAGTTTATAACAACAAAATATGTGTGAGGCATTCTATTGAATACCTTTATTTGAATAGTTTATTTTTTATCTTTGCATCTATGGAATTTCCTTCAAAATTATTAGAAAAAGCTGTAGAAGAAGTATCGCAATTACCAGGAATAGGTAAACGTACCGCATTGCGTTTGATGTTGCATATTTTAAAACAACCAGAAGAACAAACACTTCATTTAGCAGAAGCATTGATGAAACTTAGAAAAGAGATTATCTTTTGTAAGAGCTGCCATAATATATCAGATTTAGAGATATGTGATATCTGTGCTAATGGTACACGTGATCATAGTACGATCTGTGTGGTAGAGGATGTACGTGATGTAATGGCACTTGAGAATACACAAATTTTTAAAGGTATTTATCACGTATTGGGAGGGAAGATTTCTCCGATAGATGGAGTGGGACCTAGTCAGTTAAACATCCAGTCACTGGTAGAAAAGGCAAAAGCAGGAGAAGTAAAAGAAATTATTTTTGCACTTAGTTCAACTATGGAAGGGGATACTACTAACTTTTATATTTATAAGCAAGTAAAAGATTATGATGTAATTACTTCTACTATCGCTAGAGGTATCGCAGTAGGAGACGAATTACAGTATGCAGATGAAGTAACATTAGGCCGTAGTTTAGTACATCGTGTCCCTTTTGAGAATGCATTTAAAGCTGTTTAAATAAGACAAAACTCTATTCGTTTATAGAAAAAAGCAATTAGTGAAATTCATTAATTGCTTTTTTTATGCCTTTAAGTGTATAGTTTGTTTTGGAGGAGGTATAAGAAATATAGGTAGCTGAGGATTTTATTATAGTATAGAAATAGATGTGGAGTGTATATAAATAGTGATTTAGTTATTTGTTTGGTTTTAACTTGTTGATTTATATTGTTTTATGATTTGTTTAGTAGAATTTTTTACAGTGTTTTATTTGGGTGGTCGGCTAGTGGTCGGCTGTTGATAGGCATATGGTCGGCTGTTTATACCTATTTTTAAGGCGACCACCATGCTATCACTATCCCACTATCATATCATTATGTCTCGTTCTACCATAACTGTACAGTTATTGTTTATAATTCTAGTTCTAACTGTACACTTGTTTTAGTAATCCTGGCATTACTGTACAAGTTCTTTTTCTTGTGTTTTTTCTTATAGTAGTTCTTCCACCTTTTAGTTAAGACACCCGTTTAAAGATGTGCTTGTATTGGAGTTAATCTATCGCAACTATCATGAGATTATCCCGTTCTACCATAACTGTACACTTGTTTTTGAGTTAAGAGGGAAGGGCAATGTGTGTATTCGACCAAGAATACCTTGATTTAGTAGGAAATCAATAAGCTTAAAAATGAGTTGTACATAAATTAATTGTTTTTTTAATGTATTAGATTCTCTAAAGCTTTAACTTAGAATGTTTTTATATTAATGTTTTAACACTAAATTAATTGTTAGGCTAGTCTAATTTTGTAATTTTACCAATCTAAAGAATAGTAATATGAAATTATCAAACTTAGCAATAGGGGAGAAAGCTATCATAAAGGGGATAGAACGCGATTGTCCAGCAGAGGTACATCAGCGTTTTTTGGATTTGGGTTTTGTACCTGGAGCAGAGATTTATGTGCATAATATCAGTCCATTAAAAGATCCAATAGCTTATTCTATTTACAATACGATTATATCACTACGTCGAGAGGATGCAGTGAGAGTATTAGTGACTTTAGTTAACTAAAAAAAGAGAAGGAGAAAATAGTTATGGCACAATCAGCCTGTGATATATGTGATCTAAATGCAACAGCAGAATTAAAGAAACTAGGTGATACATCTGGTAAGTTTGATTATACAATAGCTTTAGCAGGAAACCCTAATACAGGGAAGAGCACTATATTTAATGCATTAACAGGGTTAAAACAGCATACTGGTAACTGGCCAGGTAAAACAGTAACACGTGCAGAAGGAAGTTTTCAGTTTAAGGATAATAAGTATAAGATTATTGATTTGCCTGGAACCTATTCGCTTATGTCTACTTCAGAAGATGAAGAAGTAGCTCGTGATTTTATCCTATTCGGGCGTCCTGATGTGACAGTAGTCGTGGTGGATGCTGGGAGACTAGAAAGACACTTGAGTTTAGTCGTACAGATACAAGAGATAACGAATAAAGTAGTAGTCTGTCTTAATTTAATGGATGAGGCTACACGCCATGGTGTTGAGATAGATATAAGAGGATTGTCTCGTGACTTAGGAGTACCAGTTATTCCTACTTCAGCTCGAAATAAAGAAGGTATTAATGACTTATTATTGGCTATTGATCAAGTAGCTACGGGTAGATATGTACCTGAACATAAAACAATCACTGGTATATCTGGTGCTTCAAGAGAAGCAGTACAGCAAGTAGCGGATAAACTGCTAACATTAGATGCAGATTTGCCTAGTCCATCATGGCTAGCAATGCGCTTAATACAGCAGGATTCTAATATTCAGACTGCGTTAGTGAATCAAACCCTATCTACTAAAGTCAACAGTGAGAATATAAAAGAGATACTAGCTCTAGCTAATCAATACCATGAAAAGCTTGGTTTTGACTATTCTGATAATGTGGCAGGAGCTATTTTTACTCAAGTATCTAAAACAGTAAAGAGCATTGTTAAGACAGATATAAATCAGCGAGCGTTCAGAGTAGATCGTATGATAGATAATGTAGTAACGAGCAAGACTTTTGGTTTTCCTATTATGCTGTTAATGCTAGGAGGGATACTGTGGTTAACTATTATAGGGTCTAACTATCCGTCAAGCGCATTGTCTTATTTATTGTTAGAAGAACTATATCCTATCTTAAGAAGTGGAGCAGAAAGTCTACATTTCCCTTGGTGGTTATCAGGATTCTTAATAGATGGTGTGTATTTAGCTACAGCATGGGTTATCGCAGTGATGCTGCCACCTATGGCTATATTCTTTCCATTGTTTACGCTATTAGAAGACTT is a window of Myroides oncorhynchi DNA encoding:
- the recR gene encoding recombination mediator RecR, which produces MEFPSKLLEKAVEEVSQLPGIGKRTALRLMLHILKQPEEQTLHLAEALMKLRKEIIFCKSCHNISDLEICDICANGTRDHSTICVVEDVRDVMALENTQIFKGIYHVLGGKISPIDGVGPSQLNIQSLVEKAKAGEVKEIIFALSSTMEGDTTNFYIYKQVKDYDVITSTIARGIAVGDELQYADEVTLGRSLVHRVPFENAFKAV
- the feoB gene encoding ferrous iron transport protein B — its product is MAQSACDICDLNATAELKKLGDTSGKFDYTIALAGNPNTGKSTIFNALTGLKQHTGNWPGKTVTRAEGSFQFKDNKYKIIDLPGTYSLMSTSEDEEVARDFILFGRPDVTVVVVDAGRLERHLSLVVQIQEITNKVVVCLNLMDEATRHGVEIDIRGLSRDLGVPVIPTSARNKEGINDLLLAIDQVATGRYVPEHKTITGISGASREAVQQVADKLLTLDADLPSPSWLAMRLIQQDSNIQTALVNQTLSTKVNSENIKEILALANQYHEKLGFDYSDNVAGAIFTQVSKTVKSIVKTDINQRAFRVDRMIDNVVTSKTFGFPIMLLMLGGILWLTIIGSNYPSSALSYLLLEELYPILRSGAESLHFPWWLSGFLIDGVYLATAWVIAVMLPPMAIFFPLFTLLEDFGYLPRVAFNLDRLFKGAGAHGKQALTMSMGFGCNAAGVVATRIINSPREKLIAIITNNFSLCNGRWPTQILMASIFIGALVPSYLSHTVSTLAVVGIVVLGISFTFFTSWLLSKTMLKGQASFFTLELPPYRPPRVLQTIYTSLIDRTLIVLWRAIVFAAPAGAIIWLICNISIGDKSIALWTIHGLDPLGVFLGLNGVILLAYIVAIPANEIVIPTVLMLTAMVLGDASIGEGAGVMFEVSDGEIASILHMAGWTTLTGVNLMLFSLLHNPCSTTIYTIYKETNSVKWTTVASLLPVLFGIIVCFVVAQIWYLFV
- a CDS encoding OmpW/AlkL family protein, producing MKKLLLSILGAALFVSGSTFAQEKTSAPEKTDYKWQMRLRGVGVIPHNRADIGIIGGEIDVNNNFIPELDFTYFFTDHLAAELILGTSRHTVAANNTAVGDLNLGSVYLLPPTLMVQYHHQFGEYFKPYVGAGVNYTIFYNEKSGDAHGIKYDNKFGYGFQFGFDINITEKFFVNVDFKKLFLKTDVTVDASNLNGGKTLDIPADVKIDPMLIGFGVGMRF
- a CDS encoding MATE family efflux transporter gives rise to the protein MQTKISFTDINKLAIPAIFAGVSESLISLTDIAIVGNLKENSVEALGAVGLVGSFLSAIIWIVAQTKTSISATVSQHLGSNRIFAVKTLVPQAILFNFLLSILLFIFTTLFVNEIFTAYNAEGLLLTYAKDYYLIRAWGFPLTLITFALYGVFRGLQNTMWAMKCSLTGAIINVILTYYFVFGIEGILPAMHIKGAAYASVIAQTVMLIMAFYYFFKYTPFSLAIRKKINPSLKPLIIMSFNFIIRTATLNLAIYLANAYATGYGKEYIAAQSILMNIWLFFSFFIDGYASAGNAISGKLVGQKNYKTMWTMSKDISRYAFIISLILICLCALFYKSIGLLFNQDQEVITVFVSIFWLVLFMQPINSLAYIFDGIFKGMGDAKVLRNNLLFATFCGFIPTLVILDYFGFKLYSIWIAFGVWMCCRSFPLIYLFKKNYVD
- a CDS encoding CoA-binding protein; protein product: MITLVIGASLKEERYSNKAIKMLREYKHTVLAHGLREGLIEDVLVQKDWMDYEDIDTVTLYLNPSRQEEFYDAIIKLNPRRVIFNPGTENSEFVSLLSNNNIQSEEACTLVLLRTNQY
- a CDS encoding sodium:solute symporter is translated as MTPITIISIIIIYFGILIAISHYISRKDSSNDAFFSANKNAKWYLVAFGMIGTALSGVTFISVPGEVGSPNGEQFKYFQFVLGNAVGFLLTASILLPLYYKYNLVSIYTYIEKKLGHYSYKSAASIFLLSRTIGSAFRLYLVVIVLQRYVFDYFGIPFFATVLIALLLIYAYTYKGGLKTIIVTDTLQTFFLVASVIFTIIFICHSLDLSAVEAFETIKNSNYSKIFFFEDFITSKYHFLKQFIGGIFVTLAMVGLDQDLMQKNLSCKNIKEAQKNMYSFTAIFIVINLFFLGVGALLYIYAEKYGIQVPLDLASGKPRTDLLFPEIAFNYLSAIPAIVFLLGLTAATFATTDSALTALTTSFCIDFLQMDKKKEDKSNVWKRKLVHLAFSLLMFLVIILFNAINDASVVSMIFKIASYTYGPLLGLFAFAIIFNNRKVKDKLTPIICIIAPFLTLWISNSSATLLGGYIFDNELILVNGLITVILLLLISTKRIIPITQ
- a CDS encoding FeoA family protein; the protein is MKLSNLAIGEKAIIKGIERDCPAEVHQRFLDLGFVPGAEIYVHNISPLKDPIAYSIYNTIISLRREDAVRVLVTLVN